DNA from Ictalurus punctatus breed USDA103 chromosome 7, Coco_2.0, whole genome shotgun sequence:
CTCTCGGCCAAAATGGATCATCCTCTCGATGGCGGCCTGGCTGCCCCCGCAGAGCTGCCTCTTAGACTGAGCCGACTCTACTTCTGTGTGCAAGGCAACGACGTGAGGAACCAAAGATAGTCATGGAGTTTGTCCCTTAATTTCACTTTATGATTTCGTTTCCTTATGCTTGCAGTGGATcggtctgaaaaaaaaaatgttactacagaaatgattATTAGTGGTCTCACCCATCTCTGCCTCGCAGTCCTCGATGTCTGGTGCGTGTGTGGCGCTCCCATTCAAGAAGCCGTTTGAGGAGGACTCGGACACTCCGTTAGAGATGTGATCCACCTCCATATCTACATCACTGCTGCATTAAGCCAAGCATTTACAACACAGGAGGTCTTATTAATGCTTATGTTCTATCTATGTTctaatataatatagatcatGGGATATCGTGGCAATGTAATACCGCGTTTAGACGATAATATCGTTATATCACACAAGCCTCGAGTAAACAAAACAGcactacacactgaacacatACTGTAACGTGTTAAACGGTGATATACACCTATACGAGGATCCCCAAACATGTAAAGAGGTTCCCTCAATATCGATTACATTGCTAATAATTgagatattttatatttaagagATCAATTTTACAAGTGCAAAATGAAAAGGGTTCACAAAACTTTCAAAAAGTTGTCATTTTTATAGTTATGCTTCAAAGGTAAACGATTAGAAGAGTATCCGTTCGACTGGGTGTGGCATTATTGATGAATACCTTATGCTGGACTGCTGTGTGTGGCTGCCGTTCAGAACCCCCAGCTCACCACTGCCCGTGGGTACGGGGCACGGTTTGTGGCTATGTGCTGAGGAGTGAGCTTTACTGGATGAAACTCCATTACAGCAGTTACTATCAAAACCTGGAGATGGAGAACATCATAAAAGACATTTAGCCAAATCGTAGGAGGATACGTATTCAGTGCGTCATTGCAAACTTCAAGCATAGTCATGCTGGGAATACGAGAATGTTACAAAGGCTTTGAGTAATACGGACCTGATGGGTAGGCCTGAGAGCCAGTGGCTTTGTGGGTGGGGCTACTGAAAAGGCGGGGAGAACCAGGGTAGCTATCCTGGGACTTAGGGCTGCGTCCACCGAGACAGCGTACCTCACTGTCAGTGCCATTCACCATTTCAATGAACTGTCTCACTCtatgtgcagaaaaaaaaaaaaaagtaggagtCATGCTTATTCATTCATACTACATTAACCCAACAGTGTTATTTGGCAACACTTACTTTAACATGAATAATAGGTCGGGGTTCCTTTCGAGCAGACTGGGGTAAAGTTGCTGAGTGGTCTCTATGGCTTCCCCCATTCGGCCGGACAGAACCAGCTTCTGGATTTCTGAGAGAATACAGGTGCGTTGGTAAAGAACATACATAGCTAGCCCAAGAAAAGTAAGAAAACGCTCCAGGGTACTGCCCAGTCCTATCTTTCAAAATGTCCAGAAATCTCTGAATTCACAGAGACAATATTTCACGTGTGACTCAAAATGATGTACACAGTCCCTTCCCAAAGTATTGGAACGACAAGGCTAaatcttttgatttttttccgATATGTCGAAGACAACTGGGTTCGAAAAGATGAAGaaaacagaatttcagctttcattgtcctaatatttacatctagaggtGCTAAACAACTTAGAACCTGGCATCTTTTATTTAAACCCACCCATGTttccaagtgatcaaaaatattgtaatattgtgaccgacaggtgtttcttgttgcccaggtgtatCCTGTTAGATAGATTGTTTAAATGATGAATAGCTTTGACCGGTGTTTCTCTTGTgcagactgcatttgttgttacaAACAATaaaccagagagctgtctatgggagaaaagcaagcccttttgaagctgagaaaagaagggaaatttttttttttttttttttttttttttaaatcatcgaTTAGCACCATTGCACAAAACATTGGCcacagccaatacaacaatctggaatgtcctgaaaaagaaagagaccaCTGGTGTACTGGCAACCAGACCccgaacaggtcagccaaggaaaacaacagcagctgatgacaaacaCTGTGAGATCaccaacctccacagggcagggctgaaggtatcacaatccaccatttgaagaagacttcaagagcagaaataggagaagccataccacaagatggaGACTACTAATCAGCAGTAAGAACATCATCAAGcggcaagacaatgacccaaaacacactgccaacacaacaaaggacttcatcagggagGAAATAAGTcaaaggttttagactgaccgagtcaatcaccagaccttaacccagctGAGCATGtgtttcacctcctgaagacgagaaacccctcaaaacaaacaacaactgaaagctGCTGCGGTACAAGCCTGTTAAAGcaccataaaaaataaataaataaataaacccatgcaacagtttggtgatgtcagacGGTCTCCGGCTTGATGCAAGGGATATAcgaccaaatattaagtgctaGTCACGTTAATATTgtccgttccaatacttttgctcaccgacaaattgggtggtctacCACCATGTTCTTAGCTGTTGAACACTATGAGGAAATTAAAGCTAAAATTCTGATGATTcattttttgatctcaaacaaaTGTCTTTGGCGTATAGTAAAAACCAAAAGAACAGGCCTCGCTGTTCCGATCGTTTCAGAAGGACTGGATAAGTGACTGGTATTTTTGATCATACTGATGTGTGCAGACTCACTCTGTCGGTTTTTGATTGAAGCGAGCTCCTCGTGCACGGCCTGGTCAGTGGACTTGGCAAAGGCTTCAGCCGTGGCACAGTAACTATGATGGACCAAGTAGGAGGCCACCATCCTGTCAACACAGAGAAGAGCTCAACATCCACGTCAATGCAAAACTGCAACCCAAGTACCCTGTGCTACTATAATCATTATTCCATTACTGGTGTTGATTagacttttccctttttccgtTCTTACGCATTTATAATCAtgaattatacaaaaaaaagtcacattaaCGATAAGATTTACTTTCtaaatctgttttattattatttgtcttgGATTAGGTTGAGTGtctgctgtacaagtccctgtctataagctgttactatagaaacagcaacatattagaacaagtgcattaatattaatgttcgTGTTCGAGCCGGAACTACCTGAACCACTGTTATAGGGAAAACCTTCAGAGGTATAATATACTTTCAAATACAGTTTTTCATCAGAAGATGCTTTTCCATTAGGTTTCCCCAAGAGGTGGTGGCGGAGGAATTttgttaccatagcaacaacaCAAACAACCCAAGCTGCAAACATGACTGCCATTAAAAATATGATCTGTAAGAAAATCAATATCAGTTATCTGTGGAAAAGACAACCCCTTGGAAGTAAGTGAATATACTGCTACTACAAGTTACCAAAACCACCTTTCAGCGACCGCAcgttctatatatatatatatatatatatatatatatatatatatatatatatatatatatatatatatatatatatatatatatatatatatatatatatattaacaaatCAATCAAAGCATGCATGTGCCGTTTTGTCCCAAAAAGTGTGCGACAAAAGATGTTGTCACAGTCTGATATGAAGAACTTAAAAGAACCAGGACTGCTCTTTAAAAGTATCGCCATATCAGCACAAATTCTGACACGGTCTTGATGGAAAAGGGGTGTGGGGTAACATGAAACAGATCAATAAACAAGGGACTGGTTCTCAGAATGACCTCACGTGGGCTCACGTATGATTTTTTACCaaccattattattatgcttGTTCTCATGTTAGTTACGATTCAAAAAGTTCATAACGAAGCACAGGTGTGACTTGACCTTGCTTGCGCTGGTACCATTTGCTAGCATTCATTTTTGTCAAGCAAGCTTCAGTGCCCTTGTAGGCATGAACTCCAAGTACTTATCAAAATTGAATGCAACAGCCAAGATGAGATGTCCATCATACTTTCATACATCAGCTGACTTCAATACGCTGCACTGCGACCCACAAGCCCAGTCCAACCATTAGATACAGCGGGGAACAAAGTGCCTATTATTGTGGGCACTCTCTTACTCAGAGACCTCATTAACTatgtttaaacaacaacaaaaaaaacaacagtgaaaCAGACTTTCCCTCTTTTACACATTGATTTGTTAACATCAAACGAATCTATTCATTTTCAAAAAGTTGTAAACCTATAATTTAGCccaacatattattattattattattattattattattattattattattattattattattattattattattataataataacaataataatttttaaaaactggtcTTTAAATGGAGGTCTTGAAGTTTGAAAAGCCCTGAAATAATACTAATCATAATGGGGACACTCACTTCTGAATCATGGCCTGCCACTCGCCCTCTCGCTCGCCAATGGGACAACGCTCAATCTGAGCCTGGATCTTGGTTCTCCACTCACGCATGTAGTCCTCTATGTCAAATACAAATGGATGCTGCCCAAAATTAGCATCCACCACCTCTCCCGGTGTCTGAAGACCCACTGTCGGATACAGGTTGGGCTGGAGAAAGACAACATTTTATTATCAAATACTGCAAGGGCCTTTATTTTATCAGCACTAGTGTATGGTGAAATGCTTTTATCTTGAGTGTCAGTGTTCATAATGTCTCTACATTAAGCAGTTTCATGGAAATAAAATGGTAAACGTTTCTCTCAACTAGATGTAAATGGAAATAGGGAGAAAGTACTAAAAGGGAGCAACAATGTTTCATGAtccaataaaaataaaggtCAGAGCTGGAAAACCAAAGGACATTCAGAAAAACATGAATGCTGGAGTTATGCCAACTTTGTTTTCTCCTGAATGGTTGATTGTTTTAGACCCAAA
Protein-coding regions in this window:
- the ranbp9 gene encoding ran-binding protein 9 isoform X1; amino-acid sequence: MSGPSSGCGFLMSVVVHGDLALNEQEKELNQRLRRLYPAVNEQETPLPRSWSPKDKFSYIGLSQNNLRVHYKGHGKTPKDAASVRATHPIPAACGVYYFEVKIISKGRDGYMGIGLSAQGVNMNRLPGWDKHSYGYHGDDGHSFCSSGTGQPYGPTFTTGDVIGCCVNLINNTCFYTKNGHSLGIAFTDLPPNLYPTVGLQTPGEVVDANFGQHPFVFDIEDYMREWRTKIQAQIERCPIGEREGEWQAMIQKMVASYLVHHSYCATAEAFAKSTDQAVHEELASIKNRQKIQKLVLSGRMGEAIETTQQLYPSLLERNPDLLFMLKVRQFIEMVNGTDSEVRCLGGRSPKSQDSYPGSPRLFSSPTHKATGSQAYPSGFDSNCCNGVSSSKAHSSAHSHKPCPVPTGSGELGVLNGSHTQQSSISSDVDMEVDHISNGVSESSSNGFLNGSATHAPDIEDCEAEMEVESAQSKRQLCGGSQAAIERMIHFGRELQSMSEHLRRERGKNSTNKKMLKDAFSLLAYSDPWSSPVGYQLDSIQREPVCSTLNSAILETHNLPKQPPLAQAVGQATQCLALMARTGIGSCAFASVDDYLH
- the ranbp9 gene encoding ran-binding protein 9 isoform X2, translated to MSGPSSGCGFLMSVVVHGDLALNEQEKELNQRLRRLYPAVNEQETPLPRSWSPKDKFSYIGLSQNNLRVHYKGHGKTPKDAASVRATHPIPAACGVYYFEVKIISKGRDGYMGIGLSAQGVNMNRLPGWDKHSYGYHGDDGHSFCSSGTGQPYGPTFTTGDVIGCCVNLINNTCFYTKNGHSLGIAFTDLPPNLYPTVGLQTPGEVVDANFGQHPFVFDIEDYMREWRTKIQAQIERCPIGEREGEWQAMIQKMVASYLVHHSYCATAEAFAKSTDQAVHEELASIKNRQKIQKLVLSGRMGEAIETTQQLYPSLLERNPDLLFMLKVRQFIEMVNGTDSEVRCLGGRSPKSQDSYPGSPRLFSSPTHKATGSQAYPSGFDSNCCNGVSSSKAHSSAHSHKPCPVPTGSGELGVLNGSHTQQSSISSDVDMEVDHISNGVSESSSNGFLNGSATHAPDIEDCEAEMVESAQSKRQLCGGSQAAIERMIHFGRELQSMSEHLRRERGKNSTNKKMLKDAFSLLAYSDPWSSPVGYQLDSIQREPVCSTLNSAILETHNLPKQPPLAQAVGQATQCLALMARTGIGSCAFASVDDYLH